The genomic interval TTGATTCCTTTTACGTCGGAATGCTTAGTACTAAATATAAAAACAAGGGAATTAATCTTTTCGACAGTATCAAAACCGGCATTGTTTCGAATTTAAAAGGCCGTTCTGTAAAACCGGAAGGAATGAATACATCCAGTCTGATTTACATTATTAAAAAGAAATAAACCGTCTTCTACAATCTATAACCAACCCTCAATACAGTAATTACGTATTGAGGGTTTTATTTAATTACAGTAATGATAAAAACAATTTGCTTCGCTATTCTTTGCTTAATAGTATTTGGTCGTTGTGCCCAGGTCGTATCCCCGACAGGTGGTAAAAAAGATTCTATTGCACCCAATCTAACGGAAAGTATTCCAGTTAATAAAACTCTCAATTTTAAAGAAAACAAGGTCGAGCTCTATTTCGATGAATATGTAATCGTTGACAATATAGCTTCCAAACTAATCATTACTCCGGAAGCAGATAATCCTTATACCTATAAACTCAACGGAACATCCGTAGTACTAAATTTTAAAAAAGAAATTTGCAGACAGCACCACTTACACGCTCAATTTCGGTGATGCAATTAAAGACTTTGCAGAGCGTAATCCGGCAAAAAATTTAAAACTGGTATTTAGTACCGGAAGTTCTCTTGACTCCGGACGTGTTTATGGCGTTGTAAAAGATGTAAAAACCAATAAACCTATACTTGATGTACTGGTAGGGTTATATCATGTAAGTGATACTTTAAATACCGCTAAACAAAAACCATATTACTTTTCCAGAACAGACAGCAGTGGAATATTTAGTATAGAAAACGTAGAAATTAAAGACTACCGCCTGATTGCAATTGATGATAAAAGCAGAAACATGCTTTTCAATGCTAAAGATGAACGAATTGGTTTTCTTACTAAACCAATCAATGCCGGATCCGATTCGCTCAACTATCAAATCAGCATGGCATTATCAGATAATACACCGTTAAAAGTACAGCGGACTATTCCTAAAGTTAATAATTACACAGTGGTATTTAACAAGGCAATAGAAAAAATCAATGTAACTTTTACGAATAAAGATTCTCTTCCATATTTACCTGAAAATGGAACACAGATAAAATTCTTCAACGTTCAGCCTCATCCCGATTCTACATTTATTAAAATATTGGCTATTGATTCACTTGGTAAATCAGAAACTTTCAATCAAAAAATAGCTTTTTTACCACAACGCGGAAAAGAAAGGCAGCGTGATCAGTTAACGATGAGTTCGAAGCCGGAACAGAATAAACCATTGTCATCTAACTTCACATATACCCTATTATTTAACAAACCGATACAGACAATAAACGACCAGAATATTAGCCTGGTTACAGATAGTCTCACACACGAAACACTTAATAATTTAAAGTGGAAATGGAATGTATATCATAGTGAACTAACAATCACGGCTCAGTCATTTGCCAAAGACAGTATCAAATGGGAAATACCAAAAGGAAGTATCATTAGTGTTGAGGGAGATACATTACCCAGAATTTTATTAAAACACCCTTTGTTAAATGAAGAAAATTATGGAATAGTACATGGCAATGTTATTAATGCAGATACTTCTACCCATTTTATTGTAGAGCTGCTTGACGAGCAGTACAAAGTCTTCCATTCAGTTTATTCTTCACCTTACACTTTTCGTCAAATTCCACAGGGAAAATATTTTCTGCGCTTAATTCTTGACATTAATAATAACAGGCGGTGGGACACTGGCCAGATTGATGAAGATATTCAGCCGGAACCAATTATTTACCTTCCCGAAAAAATACTTATCAAAAGCAATTTTGAATTAAACGATGTCAACATAAGCATTCCAAAAGCAAAATAGTAAATTTTGTTGTGCACTTTGTGTGGATAACTATGTGTATAACCTCAAATTTCTGTGCATAAAACAGGAAATTTTGTTAACAATTGTGTGGATAACCCTTATTCTATGTGGATATAGTTTCGGTTGGCGATCTAAAGTGTATAACCTGCATCTATAAATAAGTTAACACCTCGTTAATACACTGTAGAAAGTGTGGATAATAATTTAAGCTTTGAATTACAATTGTCCACAATGGATTGTATATAATTAAATTCCTATATTGTAAATCAGGATATTAAATGTGGATATTGAAATAAACTACTAGTGGATAAACCCACATACTTATCCACAAATTGTGGATAAGTATGTTAATCTTAAGTGGGAAACTCTTTTGTACACATATCCACAGCGCTAAAGAAGAAGATAAATAAACAATAATTTTTTTTATCTATTATGAAAAAGGTTTGGGGGCTAATTGTGATAGTTACTTTTCTTTCCGGGGCGGCGACGTTCGGGCAAAGCGAAAAAGAAATGGCAGAAGAGTATTTCAAAACAAATGACTGCGCAAAGGCAATGTCCTTTTACACTGCGATGCTGAAAAAGACTTTTGAAAGATCTGCCTTAAAAAATTATACAAGCTGTGTAATTAAAACAAAAACCTGGGGAGATGCAGAACAGTTTTTTAAAAAACAGGTAAAAAATGATGATGTTAATGCTGCGTGGTATTATATGTATTGGGCAACGTCGCTAAATGCACAAGGAAAGGTGCAGGAGGCTACTAAAAAGAATGAACTGGTACTTACCTCATCAGGAGGTAGAATCGATCTCAAAAGGGAGTTGTCTGATGAATACAGAGCTACGAGTCAACCAGAATGGGCAAGAGATATTCTGTTAGCTGCCAGAGATGGTGTGAAAAGAACTGATCTCTTTCAATTAGAGCTGGCAAGTGTTTACAGAGATTTGAATCAGCCTGAGAAAATGATTGATGAATTGCTGTCATATGGTACCCGGTATCAGAATACTGAAGTAGTTCAGAATATGCTTCAGGATTTTACAAAAGATGAAAAAGAACAGGCACTGCTTGAAAAGGTTTTGTATGAGAAAATTCAGAAATTCCCAAATGAAGGTTTTTAT from Dyadobacter sp. NIV53 carries:
- a CDS encoding Ig-like domain-containing protein, whose amino-acid sequence is MIKTICFAILCLIVFGRCAQVVSPTGGKKDSIAPNLTESIPVNKTLNFKENKVELYFDEYVIVDNIASKLIITPEADNPYTYKLNGTSVVLNFKKEICRQHHLHAQFR